In Numenius arquata chromosome 1, bNumArq3.hap1.1, whole genome shotgun sequence, the DNA window TACGGCCTCCTGGAGGTGTCCGCAAAACTGCCTGTTTGTGAGGCTTACGTTGAGTATTTGTTTGCAGTCCTCAGTGGGAAGGTATGAAACCTGCAGCTCATCCCCTTGAAGTTCATCGCCTTCCATTCTCCAGCCACTGACTGTACCAGCCAGTTTTGGAATTAGAACGTGTTCTGCAAAGTCTCTTTCAGGGGTGCAGACAGGAAGCTGGTGGCTGTTGCACTCAACGTGCTCTTGGAGTTGTAGTAATGCAATGTTGTTCTCGGCAGTGTCTTCGTCATACCGGATGTGTATGTGTGTCTCCCTAACTTGCAGCGTCTTCTCGGTTCCACTTGTTCCATTAGGCCCTGTGAAGCAATGACATTTCACTGCTCTTAGGAATAATTTATCGGACACCTGAAAACCGCACGCAGACTGTCAACAGCTGCCTGGTCATGCTGAGAAATGCGTGCAGTAGAGAAACTAAAGGCATTTTCTTGAAAACACTGCAGTAAAGGTaaactatataaataaaaatatattgacaGCTTTTTAATGCTGTGTAGAAGCATCCAAAATTTCAGAGGGAAGGACAAATATCCAATGAGAGAAGTAAATTTTGGCATGAAACTAAAGCCACCTCTAAATCCACCTGGTTTAGCTTATCCCCAGGCGTGCTGAGTTCTGAATTGCATTCGAGAGGCAGTTGTCTCTCTGCTTGGCTTGTAGGGGGTTATAAGCCAGATCTAGTTCTTGCCTAAGATACCGAACCGAGATGCTTAAATGAGATGACAGCAGATTTGTTTcctttaacaatatttttatgcaggaaaaaatttagtaaccctttaaaaaaaatttaaataaatttgcctttttaaaaaatactataatcttaaaataaaaatttttaaaaaattaaataaatttgaaattttaaaaaaatactaaaattttaaaatacattttttaaaaatgtgctgcAAGAAGAGCAAATGTGTTTGATCACCTACCAGTACCAACCCTGATTTCAAAATGGCTGTGCAGAAGGGCGCACTCTGCTGTGGTCAGTACAAAGTTACTTTTTAGCAGCACTCCTCCACAGAAGCCCTTCCCTTCTGAGTTTAGCAGCAGGACCTAAGAAAACGCAAAAAGGTGATAAATGGCGCTATCCACGTGAGACTGAGTGACGGGTTTCATGAATTGCTGGAAATACCTGCCAAGGAAATCGCTCGTCACGTTTCTTCCTGGTTTTGCTTATCAGAGTCTCACTGTCTTGAAGTCTGCCACACGCACATTGATCTAGgagatgaattaaaaaacaaaatcaaaacctcCTGCTATATCATTTCAAGACATCTACTATCTGCAAGTATCTTACTGCTTCCACCTTgactttcaggttttgtttttgcaCCAAGGAAAAGGGGCAAGGACAATTTCCCAACTGGTGAGAAGTGGAATAATTTGCTTGGCATCTGTAGTCTAATAGATTAGCGATGGCGCTGAACATTTTGGGTCATTGCTTAGGCTTGTGGTGACCAGATTTCACTGTGTCACTAATGGAATGAGGCTTCCTCTCCAGCCAACCATCAGCACAGCTTGCTTCCTCATCTTCGTATCCTGTATACGAATTGGGCCGCTTACCCGATAGCTGTGGCCCGATCTGAGCAAGCTGGGTTTTCCTTGTTAAAGCTGTTAGTCTAGGGATGTGCCTGCCTTTGTGTTCTGGTTCAGACAGCGAGTGTGCTTTTCAAGTGGATCCCCCGGTTACCTGCATTTATCGCGCTTTCTACTCCCCTTGTGCCATGGCCTTGGGTCACACAAACTGGATTCTTTTCAGGTGAAGCTAAACCAGAAGACACCTTCTGTACCCTCATAGCTAATGGGTGCTTAGTCCACAGGACCAAACTAGAGCTAGTCTGATGTAAAGCCCAGCTGAGATGTGCAGTGAGTGTGGAAATCAAGCCTTCATCACCAACGCTGTGGCTCTACAGCTCAACTCCTATCTGACTGCCCTACTTGCTAATAGAGACAAGGTCCTAAGAATACTACTGTGGATTTAGTAGACATAGTTTATAAGGGAATGAGATTGAATGAGATACCTGGTatgagactgaaaaaaatgaagagagctACTGCTTCAAACTAATTAATATGGCAGCAAATGTTGCCCTTTGTTTATCAGACCATCAGGTGCCTGATTGGAATCTATTGAACCTTATTCCCAAACAGACAGGTCTTGAGCAGAGCTACTCTTTATTGAGCACAGGAGTGGAAAACCTGGCCCGGTGAGTGATATGTAGGATGATGCAAGTCCTCTCTGCGGACCCATGTTTAAATGTTCAGGTCAAATATTGCTGCTTTTACTACTGCTCTGGCATCTTGTTTGTTGGTCCCTGGATTCCTCCTTTATCTACCAGTTTGGAAGATCAGTAATATCATCATCGCCTGAGTCTCCAAGGAAGCTGATTGCATCTAGATGTCAGATGGTGGCCTGCTCACCCCAGCACCGAGCATGTGTCCACTGTATTTCCATGCACGCACCTACCTAACGCGATGCACTGTTTGTTGTCCTTCCCGAGCTCATAGCCATCAGCACAGGAGCAACGGTAGGAATTACTTCCCGGGTAGCAAAAGTGGTGACACCCTTCCTTTGCTTGGTGGCGACATTCGTTTTTAGCTAAACAGAACAAGCGGACAAAAAGCGTTGGGAACAGTTCAGCTGGAGTCTTCTTGCATAGCTTGAGTCCTCTTtactaagcattttatttttactcgCTTTGTGTGGAGGCGGGTAGGGACTCTGGCTTGGTAGTATTTCCCACCATGTTGTTTTTCCCCTTGTTAAGCAGAAATTG includes these proteins:
- the PROZ gene encoding LOW QUALITY PROTEIN: vitamin K-dependent protein Z (The sequence of the model RefSeq protein was modified relative to this genomic sequence to represent the inferred CDS: deleted 1 base in 1 codon; substituted 1 base at 1 genomic stop codon) translates to MSSWTLNFNISHVAILPKSGRNAGGGHXALRVTMARCSWTILFLLSALFLQTEQTVFISADDANKVIKRQRRASSLLLEEVLQGSLERECLEERCTQEEAREVFEDDEMLKMFWDAYYGGRRCSSSPCQHNGVCEDSIRGYTCTCAEGYEGDNCAFAKNECRHQAKEGCHHFCYPGSNSYRCSCADGYELGKDNKQCIALDQCACGRLQDSETLISKTRKKRDERFPWQVLLLNSEGKGFCGGVLLKSNFVLTTAECALLHSHFEIRVGTGPNGTSGTEKTLQVRETHIHIRYDEDTAENNIALLQLQEHVECNSHQLPVCTPERDFAEHVLIPKLAGTVSGWRMEGDELQGDELQVSYLPTEDCKQILNVSLTNRQFCGHLQEAVDKRLAGGSFLATEYKGTWFLTGILGSWPLEDADWDTFLFTNTARYMIWFKQKMK